Proteins encoded within one genomic window of Manis pentadactyla isolate mManPen7 chromosome 4, mManPen7.hap1, whole genome shotgun sequence:
- the SRCIN1 gene encoding SRC kinase signaling inhibitor 1 isoform X11, whose amino-acid sequence MRRSGAEQPPHAVCGRCRVPARVPDPGGRGRRGQRGPALLQRGAGAHVGAAAHGDRRPEPGGAQRAPEGGCRPQARCLHGPPEEQVPPARPRSAGPAGQDARAGWRLDRGPRVPPQLPLLPPPWRLRPLRGWPAGPAAKLLEFQGCLSPLPTPYLLRVPGKPRPQEVGECSCSHTASLQSRRHSCTRSSRHTQGAQPGLADQAAKLSYASAESLETMSEAELPLGFSRMNRFRQSLPLSRSASQTKLRSPGVLFLQFGEETRRVHITHEVSSLDTLHALIAHMFPQKLTMGMLKSPNTAILIKDEARNVFYELEDVRDIQDRSIIKIYRKEPLYAAFPGSHLTNGDLRREMVYASRESSPTRRLNNLSPAPHLASSSPPPGLPSGLPTGLPSGSPSRSRLSYAGGRPPSYAGSPVHHAAERLGGAPAAQGVSPSPSAILERRDVKPDEDLAGKAGGMVLVKGEGLYADPYGLLHEGRLSLAAAAGDPFAYPGAGGLYKRGSVRSLSTYSAAALQSDLEDSLYKAAGSGPLYGDGYGFRLPPSSPQKLTDVAAPPGGPQPPHSPYSGPPSRGSPVRQSFRKDSGSSSVFAESPGGKTRSAGGSSTAGAPPPELFPGPGDRPLAGFGTPVPAKDTETRERMEAMEKQIASLTGLVQSALLRGSEPETPSEKIEGSNGAATPSAPCGSGGRSSGATPVSGPPPPSASSTPAGQPTAISRLQMQLHLRGLQNSTSDLRGQLQQLRKLQLQNLESLRVLLKGTEAELSMRVSEAARRQEDPLQRQRTLVEEERLRYLNDEELITQQLNDLEKSVEKIQRDVSHNHRLVPGPELEEKALVLKQLGETLTELKAHFPGLQSKMRVVLRVEVEAVKFLKEEPQRLDGLLKRCRGVTDTLAQIRRQVDEGVWPPPNSLLNQSPKKVMAETDFNKTLDFEMPPPSPPLNLHELSGSAEGAPTTPKGINPTKGLDTPGKRSMDKAVSVEAAERDWEEKRAALTQYSAKDINRLLEETQAELLKAIPDLDCASKAHPGLAPTPDHKPPKVPHGQKAAPRTEPSGRRGSDELTVPRYRTEKPSKSPPPPPPRRSFPSSHGLTTTRTGEVVVTSKKDSAFIKKAESEELEVQKPQVKLRRTVSEVARPASTPPIMASAIKDEDDEDRIIAELEVFERSSVSSLPPTPRRQLIPTLLSPQDLGFPVGSAPGPTWKAAPGPKAFCIPRIILTECAPNPPSPPEDRLEELTPTPRPRTLAGSKRGWDGPQALPGIVATASQPRSSWVPEKEGAVLKRLEIGGCSPEEGGAGVPGPQRPALDGTQKPSTAETHVGETPRDSEQGAHPCRRECNGQPAVGPGCTTRGTTTQRMDSLEEMLRELEATLSQMGTALTAGPPGGPPFPSPGAQVVASALSSPPAFTLPSLILRALSSHRPSLSSCHSPGSLAPGSICGQSPREAGKLAYPGIRPTRPRRDQRPPLCSVSVNQQIKFSPPSPTPRSPRPVLSDSLSLIFLPAPLDSF is encoded by the exons ATCCGGAGCGGAGCAGCCCCCCCATGCTGTCTGCGGACGATGCCGAGTACCCGCGAGAGTACCGGACcctggggggcgggggcggcgggggcAGCGGGGGCCGGCGCTTCTCCAACGTGGGGCTGGTGCACACGTCGGAGCGGCGGCACACGGTGATCGCCGCCCAGAGCCTGGAGGCGCTCAGCGGGCTCCAGAAGGCGGATGCCGACCGCAAGCGCGATGCCTTCATGGACCACCTGAAGAGCAAGTACCCCCAGCACGCCCTCGCTCTGCGGGGCCAGCAGGACAGGATGCGAGAGCAG GTTGGCGGCTGGACCGTGGACCCCGTGTGCCTCCTCAGCTCCCTCTGCTCCCACCTCCATGGCGACTCCGCCCCCTCCGGGGCTGGCCAGCCGGCCCAG CAGCCAAACTACTGGAGTTTCAAG GGTGCCTGAGTCCTTTGCCCACTCCTTATCTGCTCCGTGTCCCAGGGAAGCCAAGGCCCCAAGAGGTTGGGGAATGCTCCTGCAGCCACACAGCGAGTCTGCAATCCAGGAGacactcctgt ACCCGCAGCTCGCGCCACACTCAGGGAGCCCAGCCTGGGCTGGCAGATCAGGCAGCCAAACTGTCATACGCCTCAGCTGAGTCACTGGAGACCATGTCGGAGGCGGAGCTGCCCCTGGGTTTTAGTAGGATGAACCGCTTCCGACAGAGCCTGCCCCTCTCCCGCTCTGCCAGCCAGACCAAGCTGCGCTCACCAG GGGTGCTGTTCCTGCAGTTCGGGGAGGAGACTCGGCGTGTGCACATCACGCACGAGGTCAGCAGCCTGGACACGCTGCACGCACTCATCGCTCACATGTTCCCGCAGAAGCTCACCATGGGCATGCTTAAGTCGCCCAACACCGCCATCCTCATCAAAGACGAGGCTCGCAACGTTTTCTACGAGCTGGAGGACGTCCG GGACATCCAAGACCGCAGTATTATTAAGATCTATAGAAAGGAGCCACTCTACGCCGCCTTTCCTGGCTCACATCTCACCAACGGGGACCTCCGG agagagatggtgTATGCGTCGCGTGAGTCGTCCCCCACCCGGCGCCTCAACAACCTGTCGCCGGCCCCGCACCTGGCGTCCAGCTCGCCGCCACCGGGACTACCGTCCGGGCTGCCAACCGGGCTGCCGTCGGGTTCACCGTCGCGCTCGCGCCTCTCCTACGCCGGGGGCCGCCCTCCCTCCTACGCAGGGAGCCCGGTACATCACGCGGCCGAGCGGCTGGGAGGTGCCCCAGCCGCCCAGGGCGTCAGTCCCAGCCCCAGCGCCATCCTGGAGCGGCGCGACGTGAAGCCAGATGAGGACCTGGCGGGCAAGGCTGGCGGCATGGTGCTGGTGAAGGGCGAGGGCCTCTACGCCGACCCCTATGGGTTGCTGCACGAGGGCCGCCTGAGCTTGGCAGCGGCCGCTGGCGACCCATTTGCCTACCCCGGCGCCGGCGGCCTCTACAAGCGCGGCTCGGTGCGCTCTCTCAGCACCTACTCCGCCGCCGCGCTGCAGTCCGACCTGGAGGACTCGCTGTACAAGGCGGCGGGTAGCGGCCCGCTCTACGGCGACGGCTACGGCTTCCGCCTGCCGCCCTCGTCGCCGCAGAAGCTGACCGACGTGGCGGCGCCTCCCGGAGGCCCCCAGCCCCCGCACAGCCCCTACTCAGGGCCGCCCAGTCGCGGCTCGCCGGTGCGCCAGTCCTTCCGCAAAGACTCGGGCTCCTCATCGGTCTTCGCAGAGAGCCCTGGGGGCAAGACCCGCAGCGCCGGGGGCTCCTCGACGGCCGGAGCTCCTCCTCCTGAGCTCTTCCCCGGGCCTGGGGACCGCCCGCTCGCTGGGTTTGGGACGCCTGTGCCAGCCAAGGACACGGAGACCAG GGAGCGCATGGAGGCCATGGAAAAGCAGATTGCCAGTCTCACAGGCCTGGTGCAGAGTGCCCTACTGCGAGGCTCAGAGCCTGAGACCCCCAG TGAGAAGATTGAAGGCTCCAACGGAGCAGCCACCCCTTCAGCAC CCTGTGGGTCAGGTGGCCGGAGCAGCGGGGCCACCCCAGTGTCCGGTCCTCCTCCACCATCAGCCAGCAGCACCCCTGCAGGGCAACCTACAGCCATCAGCCGTTTGCAGATGCAGCTGCACCTGCGTGGCCTGCAGAACAGCACCAGTGACCTGCGCGGCCAACTACAGCAATTGCGTAAACTCCAG CTCCAGAACTTGGAGTCGTTGCGCGTGTTGCTGAAGGGCACGGAGGCGGAGCTGAGCATGCGCGTGTCGGAGGCGGCGCGGCGGCAGGAGGACCCGCTGCAGCGGCAGCGCACCCTGGTGGAGGAGGAGCGGCTGCGCTACCTCAACGACGAGGAGCTCATTACCCAGCAGCTCAA TGACCTGGAAAAGTCAGTGGAGAAGATCCAGAGGGACGTGTCCCACAACCACCGGCTGGTGCCTGGGCCCGAGCTGGAGGAGAAGGCACTGGTGCTGAAGCAGCTTGGGGAGACACTGACTGAGCTCAAGG CTCACTTCCCAGGTCTGCAGAGCAAGATGCGGGTTGTGCTGCGTGTGGAGGTGGAGGCTGTGAAGTTCCTGAAGGAGGAGCCACAGCGCCTGGATGGGCTACTCAAGCGCTGCCGTGGGGTCACAGACACGCTGGCCCAGATCCGAAG GCAAGTGGATGAGGGTGTGTGGCCACCCCCTAACAGCCTCCTGAACCAGTCCCCCAAGAAGGTGATGGCTGAGACTGACTTCAACAAGACCTTGGACTTTGAAATGCCACCCCCGAGCCCTCCACTGAACCTCCATGAACTGAGTGGGTCGGCTGAGGGAGCCCCGACTACCCCCAAGGGGATCAACCCCACCAAAGGCCTGGACACTCCTGGCAAGAGAAGCATGGACAAGGCTGTGTCTGTTGAG GCTGCTGAGCGGGACTGGGAGGAGAAGCGGGCAGCCCTGACCCAGTACAGTGCCAAGGACATCAACCGGCTGCTGGAAGAGACACAGGCGGAGCTGCTGAAGGCCATCCCTGACCTGGACTGTGCGAGCAAGGCCCACCCGGGCCTGGCCCCCACCCCTGACCACAAGCCCCCCAAGGTCCCCCACGGCCAGAAGGCAGCCCCCCGGACGGAGCCCAGTGGGAGGAGGGGCTCAG ACGAGCTGACCGTGCCCCGGTACCGCACAGAGAAGCCGTCCAAGTCACCCCCGCCACCCCCTCCACGCCGGAGCTTCCCGTCCTCCCACGGCCTGACCACCACGCGCACTGGGGAGGTTGTGGTCACCAGCAAGAAGGACTCAGCCTTCATCAAG AAGGCTGAGTCCGAGGAGCTGGAGGTGCAGAAGCCCCAAGTGAAGCTGCGCCGGACAGTGTCCGAGGTGGCCCGCCCAGCCTCCACGCCGCCCATCATGGCCTCTGCCATCAAGGATGAGGACGATGAGGACCGCATCATTGCAGAGCTGGAG GTGTTTGAAAGAAGCTCAGTGTCTTCCCTACCCCCCACGCCCCGCCGCCAGCTGATCCCCACCTTGCTGTCCCCCCAGGATCTGGGGTTCCCTGTGGGCTCAGCCCCGGGCCCTACGTGGAAG gCTGCTCCAGGCCCTAAAGCCTTCTGCATCCCTCGGATCATCTTGACGGAGTGTGCCCctaaccctccctccccaccagaaGACAGGCTTGAAGAACTGACTCCCACCCCAAGACCCCGGACCCTGGCTGGCAGCAAGAGGGGCTGGGATGGCCCACAGGCCCTGCCAGGCATAGTGGCCACGGCTTCccagcccaggagcagctgggTGCCTGAGAAGGAAGGGGCAGTTCTGAAGAGACTGGAGATAGGGGGTTGCAGCCCAGAGGAGGGAGGAGCTGGGGTCCCTGGTCCTCAGAGACCAGCCCTGGACGGGACTCAGAAGCCCTCCACTGCTGAGACTCATGTGGGGGAGACCCCCAGGGACTCTGAACAAGGTGCCCACCCCTGCAGGAGGGAGTGCAATGGCCAGCCTGCTGTTGGCCCAGGCTGTACAACGAGAGGTACTACCACTCAACGGATGGACAGCCTGGAAGAGATGCTCCGGGAGCTGGAAGCCACACTGAGCCAGATGGGCACAGCCCTCACTGCGGGGCCCCCTGGTGGCCCCCCATTTCCATCCCCTGGTGCCCAGGTGGTTGCCTCCGCCctgtcctctcctcctgccttcaCGCTCCCGTCTCTCATCTTGAgagccctctcctcccaccggccTTCCCTCAGCTCCTGCCACTCTCCTGGGAGCCTGGCACCAGGCAGCATTTGCGGGCAGAGCCCCAGGGAGGCTGGGAAGCTGGCCTACCCAGGGATCCGCCCAACCAGACCTCGCAGGGACCAGCGCCCTCCCCTCTGCTCTGTATCTGTAAACCAGCAAATAAAGTTCTCTCCCCCTTCTCCAACCCCACGCTCCCCGCGCCCTGTCCTGTCcgactctctgtctctcatttttCTGCCTGCGCCTCTGGATTCATTCTGA
- the SRCIN1 gene encoding SRC kinase signaling inhibitor 1 isoform X3 — translation MLVKAEGAGRVPPQLGWQGWQGPVGCVRLLVRAPNSPTPPHAALAVPPALCPGLVGEDSRGQLPICQGGGWTKGPRVPRGARAPACSRREASRTLFPLFKVSRSGAEQPPHAVCGRCRVPARVPDPGGRGRRGQRGPALLQRGAGAHVGAAAHGDRRPEPGGAQRAPEGGCRPQARCLHGPPEEQVPPARPRSAGPAGQDARAGWRLDRGPRVPPQLPLLPPPWRLRPLRGWPAGPAAKLLEFQGCLSPLPTPYLLRVPGKPRPQEVGECSCSHTASLQSRRHSCTRSSRHTQGAQPGLADQAAKLSYASAESLETMSEAELPLGFSRMNRFRQSLPLSRSASQTKLRSPGVLFLQFGEETRRVHITHEVSSLDTLHALIAHMFPQKLTMGMLKSPNTAILIKDEARNVFYELEDVRDIQDRSIIKIYRKEPLYAAFPGSHLTNGDLRREMVYASRESSPTRRLNNLSPAPHLASSSPPPGLPSGLPTGLPSGSPSRSRLSYAGGRPPSYAGSPVHHAAERLGGAPAAQGVSPSPSAILERRDVKPDEDLAGKAGGMVLVKGEGLYADPYGLLHEGRLSLAAAAGDPFAYPGAGGLYKRGSVRSLSTYSAAALQSDLEDSLYKAAGSGPLYGDGYGFRLPPSSPQKLTDVAAPPGGPQPPHSPYSGPPSRGSPVRQSFRKDSGSSSVFAESPGGKTRSAGGSSTAGAPPPELFPGPGDRPLAGFGTPVPAKDTETRERMEAMEKQIASLTGLVQSALLRGSEPETPSEKIEGSNGAATPSAPCGSGGRSSGATPVSGPPPPSASSTPAGQPTAISRLQMQLHLRGLQNSTSDLRGQLQQLRKLQLQNLESLRVLLKGTEAELSMRVSEAARRQEDPLQRQRTLVEEERLRYLNDEELITQQLNDLEKSVEKIQRDVSHNHRLVPGPELEEKALVLKQLGETLTELKAHFPGLQSKMRVVLRVEVEAVKFLKEEPQRLDGLLKRCRGVTDTLAQIRRQVDEGVWPPPNSLLNQSPKKVMAETDFNKTLDFEMPPPSPPLNLHELSGSAEGAPTTPKGINPTKGLDTPGKRSMDKAVSVEAAERDWEEKRAALTQYSAKDINRLLEETQAELLKAIPDLDCASKAHPGLAPTPDHKPPKVPHGQKAAPRTEPSGRRGSDELTVPRYRTEKPSKSPPPPPPRRSFPSSHGLTTTRTGEVVVTSKKDSAFIKAESEELEVQKPQVKLRRTVSEVARPASTPPIMASAIKDEDDEDRIIAELEVFERSSVSSLPPTPRRQLIPTLLSPQDLGFPVGSAPGPTWKAAPGPKAFCIPRIILTECAPNPPSPPEDRLEELTPTPRPRTLAGSKRGWDGPQALPGIVATASQPRSSWVPEKEGAVLKRLEIGGCSPEEGGAGVPGPQRPALDGTQKPSTAETHVGETPRDSEQGAHPCRRECNGQPAVGPGCTTRGTTTQRMDSLEEMLRELEATLSQMGTALTAGPPGGPPFPSPGAQVVASALSSPPAFTLPSLILRALSSHRPSLSSCHSPGSLAPGSICGQSPREAGKLAYPGIRPTRPRRDQRPPLCSVSVNQQIKFSPPSPTPRSPRPVLSDSLSLIFLPAPLDSF, via the exons ATCCGGAGCGGAGCAGCCCCCCCATGCTGTCTGCGGACGATGCCGAGTACCCGCGAGAGTACCGGACcctggggggcgggggcggcgggggcAGCGGGGGCCGGCGCTTCTCCAACGTGGGGCTGGTGCACACGTCGGAGCGGCGGCACACGGTGATCGCCGCCCAGAGCCTGGAGGCGCTCAGCGGGCTCCAGAAGGCGGATGCCGACCGCAAGCGCGATGCCTTCATGGACCACCTGAAGAGCAAGTACCCCCAGCACGCCCTCGCTCTGCGGGGCCAGCAGGACAGGATGCGAGAGCAG GTTGGCGGCTGGACCGTGGACCCCGTGTGCCTCCTCAGCTCCCTCTGCTCCCACCTCCATGGCGACTCCGCCCCCTCCGGGGCTGGCCAGCCGGCCCAG CAGCCAAACTACTGGAGTTTCAAG GGTGCCTGAGTCCTTTGCCCACTCCTTATCTGCTCCGTGTCCCAGGGAAGCCAAGGCCCCAAGAGGTTGGGGAATGCTCCTGCAGCCACACAGCGAGTCTGCAATCCAGGAGacactcctgt ACCCGCAGCTCGCGCCACACTCAGGGAGCCCAGCCTGGGCTGGCAGATCAGGCAGCCAAACTGTCATACGCCTCAGCTGAGTCACTGGAGACCATGTCGGAGGCGGAGCTGCCCCTGGGTTTTAGTAGGATGAACCGCTTCCGACAGAGCCTGCCCCTCTCCCGCTCTGCCAGCCAGACCAAGCTGCGCTCACCAG GGGTGCTGTTCCTGCAGTTCGGGGAGGAGACTCGGCGTGTGCACATCACGCACGAGGTCAGCAGCCTGGACACGCTGCACGCACTCATCGCTCACATGTTCCCGCAGAAGCTCACCATGGGCATGCTTAAGTCGCCCAACACCGCCATCCTCATCAAAGACGAGGCTCGCAACGTTTTCTACGAGCTGGAGGACGTCCG GGACATCCAAGACCGCAGTATTATTAAGATCTATAGAAAGGAGCCACTCTACGCCGCCTTTCCTGGCTCACATCTCACCAACGGGGACCTCCGG agagagatggtgTATGCGTCGCGTGAGTCGTCCCCCACCCGGCGCCTCAACAACCTGTCGCCGGCCCCGCACCTGGCGTCCAGCTCGCCGCCACCGGGACTACCGTCCGGGCTGCCAACCGGGCTGCCGTCGGGTTCACCGTCGCGCTCGCGCCTCTCCTACGCCGGGGGCCGCCCTCCCTCCTACGCAGGGAGCCCGGTACATCACGCGGCCGAGCGGCTGGGAGGTGCCCCAGCCGCCCAGGGCGTCAGTCCCAGCCCCAGCGCCATCCTGGAGCGGCGCGACGTGAAGCCAGATGAGGACCTGGCGGGCAAGGCTGGCGGCATGGTGCTGGTGAAGGGCGAGGGCCTCTACGCCGACCCCTATGGGTTGCTGCACGAGGGCCGCCTGAGCTTGGCAGCGGCCGCTGGCGACCCATTTGCCTACCCCGGCGCCGGCGGCCTCTACAAGCGCGGCTCGGTGCGCTCTCTCAGCACCTACTCCGCCGCCGCGCTGCAGTCCGACCTGGAGGACTCGCTGTACAAGGCGGCGGGTAGCGGCCCGCTCTACGGCGACGGCTACGGCTTCCGCCTGCCGCCCTCGTCGCCGCAGAAGCTGACCGACGTGGCGGCGCCTCCCGGAGGCCCCCAGCCCCCGCACAGCCCCTACTCAGGGCCGCCCAGTCGCGGCTCGCCGGTGCGCCAGTCCTTCCGCAAAGACTCGGGCTCCTCATCGGTCTTCGCAGAGAGCCCTGGGGGCAAGACCCGCAGCGCCGGGGGCTCCTCGACGGCCGGAGCTCCTCCTCCTGAGCTCTTCCCCGGGCCTGGGGACCGCCCGCTCGCTGGGTTTGGGACGCCTGTGCCAGCCAAGGACACGGAGACCAG GGAGCGCATGGAGGCCATGGAAAAGCAGATTGCCAGTCTCACAGGCCTGGTGCAGAGTGCCCTACTGCGAGGCTCAGAGCCTGAGACCCCCAG TGAGAAGATTGAAGGCTCCAACGGAGCAGCCACCCCTTCAGCAC CCTGTGGGTCAGGTGGCCGGAGCAGCGGGGCCACCCCAGTGTCCGGTCCTCCTCCACCATCAGCCAGCAGCACCCCTGCAGGGCAACCTACAGCCATCAGCCGTTTGCAGATGCAGCTGCACCTGCGTGGCCTGCAGAACAGCACCAGTGACCTGCGCGGCCAACTACAGCAATTGCGTAAACTCCAG CTCCAGAACTTGGAGTCGTTGCGCGTGTTGCTGAAGGGCACGGAGGCGGAGCTGAGCATGCGCGTGTCGGAGGCGGCGCGGCGGCAGGAGGACCCGCTGCAGCGGCAGCGCACCCTGGTGGAGGAGGAGCGGCTGCGCTACCTCAACGACGAGGAGCTCATTACCCAGCAGCTCAA TGACCTGGAAAAGTCAGTGGAGAAGATCCAGAGGGACGTGTCCCACAACCACCGGCTGGTGCCTGGGCCCGAGCTGGAGGAGAAGGCACTGGTGCTGAAGCAGCTTGGGGAGACACTGACTGAGCTCAAGG CTCACTTCCCAGGTCTGCAGAGCAAGATGCGGGTTGTGCTGCGTGTGGAGGTGGAGGCTGTGAAGTTCCTGAAGGAGGAGCCACAGCGCCTGGATGGGCTACTCAAGCGCTGCCGTGGGGTCACAGACACGCTGGCCCAGATCCGAAG GCAAGTGGATGAGGGTGTGTGGCCACCCCCTAACAGCCTCCTGAACCAGTCCCCCAAGAAGGTGATGGCTGAGACTGACTTCAACAAGACCTTGGACTTTGAAATGCCACCCCCGAGCCCTCCACTGAACCTCCATGAACTGAGTGGGTCGGCTGAGGGAGCCCCGACTACCCCCAAGGGGATCAACCCCACCAAAGGCCTGGACACTCCTGGCAAGAGAAGCATGGACAAGGCTGTGTCTGTTGAG GCTGCTGAGCGGGACTGGGAGGAGAAGCGGGCAGCCCTGACCCAGTACAGTGCCAAGGACATCAACCGGCTGCTGGAAGAGACACAGGCGGAGCTGCTGAAGGCCATCCCTGACCTGGACTGTGCGAGCAAGGCCCACCCGGGCCTGGCCCCCACCCCTGACCACAAGCCCCCCAAGGTCCCCCACGGCCAGAAGGCAGCCCCCCGGACGGAGCCCAGTGGGAGGAGGGGCTCAG ACGAGCTGACCGTGCCCCGGTACCGCACAGAGAAGCCGTCCAAGTCACCCCCGCCACCCCCTCCACGCCGGAGCTTCCCGTCCTCCCACGGCCTGACCACCACGCGCACTGGGGAGGTTGTGGTCACCAGCAAGAAGGACTCAGCCTTCATCAAG GCTGAGTCCGAGGAGCTGGAGGTGCAGAAGCCCCAAGTGAAGCTGCGCCGGACAGTGTCCGAGGTGGCCCGCCCAGCCTCCACGCCGCCCATCATGGCCTCTGCCATCAAGGATGAGGACGATGAGGACCGCATCATTGCAGAGCTGGAG GTGTTTGAAAGAAGCTCAGTGTCTTCCCTACCCCCCACGCCCCGCCGCCAGCTGATCCCCACCTTGCTGTCCCCCCAGGATCTGGGGTTCCCTGTGGGCTCAGCCCCGGGCCCTACGTGGAAG gCTGCTCCAGGCCCTAAAGCCTTCTGCATCCCTCGGATCATCTTGACGGAGTGTGCCCctaaccctccctccccaccagaaGACAGGCTTGAAGAACTGACTCCCACCCCAAGACCCCGGACCCTGGCTGGCAGCAAGAGGGGCTGGGATGGCCCACAGGCCCTGCCAGGCATAGTGGCCACGGCTTCccagcccaggagcagctgggTGCCTGAGAAGGAAGGGGCAGTTCTGAAGAGACTGGAGATAGGGGGTTGCAGCCCAGAGGAGGGAGGAGCTGGGGTCCCTGGTCCTCAGAGACCAGCCCTGGACGGGACTCAGAAGCCCTCCACTGCTGAGACTCATGTGGGGGAGACCCCCAGGGACTCTGAACAAGGTGCCCACCCCTGCAGGAGGGAGTGCAATGGCCAGCCTGCTGTTGGCCCAGGCTGTACAACGAGAGGTACTACCACTCAACGGATGGACAGCCTGGAAGAGATGCTCCGGGAGCTGGAAGCCACACTGAGCCAGATGGGCACAGCCCTCACTGCGGGGCCCCCTGGTGGCCCCCCATTTCCATCCCCTGGTGCCCAGGTGGTTGCCTCCGCCctgtcctctcctcctgccttcaCGCTCCCGTCTCTCATCTTGAgagccctctcctcccaccggccTTCCCTCAGCTCCTGCCACTCTCCTGGGAGCCTGGCACCAGGCAGCATTTGCGGGCAGAGCCCCAGGGAGGCTGGGAAGCTGGCCTACCCAGGGATCCGCCCAACCAGACCTCGCAGGGACCAGCGCCCTCCCCTCTGCTCTGTATCTGTAAACCAGCAAATAAAGTTCTCTCCCCCTTCTCCAACCCCACGCTCCCCGCGCCCTGTCCTGTCcgactctctgtctctcatttttCTGCCTGCGCCTCTGGATTCATTCTGA